The window GTAGCAGCGGCCCCCCAAGCTTCGTTCCGCGACGAAGTATCGCAGGAGCGAACCGACAAAGAAGCCGATGTCATTCGCGCGCGGCGAATCCGGTGAGGCCATGTAAATAACTCCATTAATAAGGTCAGCCTTTTCGCCGTCCTTCACGAGGGCGAAGAAATCTTCGACCGAATGCGGGCCGGTTGTTTTGTGCGCCGGACGGATCATGGCAATAAACCTCTACTGGCCAAGAATAAGTTTCTGACATGCATACACGTTTGGGAGAGGACTCTCCGTCAGCCAGCGGGCGTCGAGCCAGAATCCTGGGATGACCGTCGATCGATAGATACGGCCATCCTCCAACGGCAACGGCTCAAACCTCCCATGTTTGAGTACAAAAAACTCCGCCCGCGAATTCTCTAGATCGACAATCCAGTATTCCTGGACGCCGAACTGTTCGTACAGTCGAAACTTCGCTTCGTAGTCCCGGGATCGACTATCTTCGCAGGTAACCTCGACCGCGATGTCCGGGGGGCCCTTCACGCGTTTGCCATGTTGCGCCGCGTATCGCTCCGGCGTCAGATACGCCAAATCCGGCTCAGGAGCGTTCGACTCATTCAGGACGAAGGCGACTCGACTGCCGCAGACGCGTCCGCCAATGCCTTTCGCGGCGATATAGGTATGAACCAAGCTCCTGATAAATCCTTGGACGTCGTCCGCATCTAAAGAATCCGGTGATGCCATCCAAATTACTCCATCAATTAAATCCGCCTTTTGGCCGTCCTCGACCTGCTCGAAGAATTCGTCGACGGTAATGGAACCGGTCGTGGCGGAGTTTGAGCGGATCATGTCTGTCCCCTCCAGCAAGTTAATGGGCACTCAACCAATTATACCCTGTGCGCGTGACGGCCAACACGGCAGCTACCACCATAAATCGACCGCGCCCAGTAGCAGAAGCCCGGCGCTGATGATTGCGTTCACGTGGAAAAAGGCCGCGTTCACGCGAGTCAGATCGTCTGGGCGGACGAGCCAATGCTCGTAGATCAGCAGCAGCGCGACGGCGGCGATGCCGGTCCAGTAGATGCCGCCGAGCAGTGGGTATGTGAACGGCAAATAGAGCAACAGCCCAATCATCGCCGCATGGCAAGCGGCCGCGAGCCTGAGCGCGCGCGGAACGCCCAGCGCCGCCGGAACGCTGTGGAGCCCTTCCCGTCGATCGACTGCAAAATCCTGGCAGGCGTAGATGATGTCGAAGCCGGCGACCCAGTGCAGGACCGCGCCTCCGAGCACAAGCGATGGCAGCAAGTCGGTGATGTCTGTTTGCACGAAGTGCCCGCGGACGGCGATCCAGGCCGAGATAGGCGCGAGCATCAGCGCCGCCCCGAGCCAGAAGTGGGCGAACGAGGTGAAGCGTTTGGCGAAGCTATAGCCGCAGATCCACGCGAGCACGGGCAACGACAAGTAAAGCGGAAGTCGATTCGGTAAAAACCACAACGTGCTGGCGACGAACCCGATCGCGCAGACGGCGAAAAACAATGCCACGGAGTTCCAAGTCAGCAGGCCTGAAGGTATATGCCGGCGCTCCGTCCGCGGATTGCGCGCGTCGAGCCGCCAATCGGCCAGGCGATTGAATGACATGGCGGCGCTGCGCGCGAAGACCATGCAGCAAATGATGCCCGCGAGTTCTTGCCAACGCCAGGCGACCGGCGGCACGCTTTGCGAATTCAGCGCCCAGGCCATTACTCCCGCCAGTAGCGCAAACGGCAGCGCAAACAGCGTATGGCTGAAGCGGATCATTTCGAGGATATGGCGGAGGCGGGTTAGCATGGTGTTGAGTTTGAAGTGTTCAGTTTTCAGTTTTCAGTGAGGAGCTCGCTACCAAATACTGAAAACGGAACACTGAAAACTTCAAACTAAGATTCCCCCCAGCGCTTCATGAGTTGATGCGGCACTTCCAGTTGATCGCAGATGCGTGCGACTACGAAGTCGACCAGGTCCGCGATGCTCTTCGCGCCGTGGTAGAAGCCGGGCATAGCTGGGAGGACGATTGCGCCGGCTTCGGCGCAGAGTTTGTAGTTGTTGAGTTGGACGATTGAGAGGGGCGTTTCGCGGGGGACGAGGATGAGCTTGCGGCGCTCTTTCAAATGGACGTCGGCGGCGCGGTGGATCAGATTTTGCGAGGTTCCGTGCGCGATCGCGCTCATGGTCCCGCCGGAGCAGGGGCAGATGACCATGCCAGAGGTGAGCGAGGAACCGCTGGCGATGGGGGCGTAGAGGTTTTGGAAATGGTCGTAGTGCAACTTGCCGGACAGCGCTTCGATGTCGGACAGCAAGTCCGCGAGACGGAAGTTCTTTAAGTCGACGGTGCGGCCCGTTTCTGTTCTCAAGACTTCCTGACCTGCGGGACTAATCGACAGCCGAACTTCGCGGCCAGCGCGGAGCAGTACTTCCAACAGGCGCAAGGCATAGGGCGCGCCGCTGGCGCCCGTGATGGCCAACACAATCGGCAGGCTCGGTGCGTTCATTTTTCGCCGATGTAGAGAGTGGCCACGCCAAAGGTGAACGGATGGAAACGCACTTCGCGCAAGCCGGCCGCGCGCATCCGCTCGGCCAGGGCTTCGCCCATGGGAAATTCGCCGACGCTGGCCGGCAGATAGTTGTAGGCGTCGCGCTGATT of the Planctomycetia bacterium genome contains:
- a CDS encoding Uma2 family endonuclease, encoding MIRSNSATTGSITVDEFFEQVEDGQKADLIDGVIWMASPDSLDADDVQGFIRSLVHTYIAAKGIGGRVCGSRVAFVLNESNAPEPDLAYLTPERYAAQHGKRVKGPPDIAVEVTCEDSRSRDYEAKFRLYEQFGVQEYWIVDLENSRAEFFVLKHGRFEPLPLEDGRIYRSTVIPGFWLDARWLTESPLPNVYACQKLILGQ
- a CDS encoding UbiA-like polyprenyltransferase; the encoded protein is MLTRLRHILEMIRFSHTLFALPFALLAGVMAWALNSQSVPPVAWRWQELAGIICCMVFARSAAMSFNRLADWRLDARNPRTERRHIPSGLLTWNSVALFFAVCAIGFVASTLWFLPNRLPLYLSLPVLAWICGYSFAKRFTSFAHFWLGAALMLAPISAWIAVRGHFVQTDITDLLPSLVLGGAVLHWVAGFDIIYACQDFAVDRREGLHSVPAALGVPRALRLAAACHAAMIGLLLYLPFTYPLLGGIYWTGIAAVALLLIYEHWLVRPDDLTRVNAAFFHVNAIISAGLLLLGAVDLWW
- a CDS encoding flavin prenyltransferase UbiX — its product is MNAPSLPIVLAITGASGAPYALRLLEVLLRAGREVRLSISPAGQEVLRTETGRTVDLKNFRLADLLSDIEALSGKLHYDHFQNLYAPIASGSSLTSGMVICPCSGGTMSAIAHGTSQNLIHRAADVHLKERRKLILVPRETPLSIVQLNNYKLCAEAGAIVLPAMPGFYHGAKSIADLVDFVVARICDQLEVPHQLMKRWGES